Genomic segment of Pochonia chlamydosporia 170 chromosome 1, whole genome shotgun sequence:
CAAGCGTTCGCACCATTGCACGACAATATCGTGCGTTAATCGAGGAGACGGACATTCCGGAGGTTCCTCCCATCCCTGTCGTCCATCGAAAGCCTCTACCTGCCACCGCCAGCCCACACTTACACGAATTCGACAACAATTACGGCTTTATTCCTCGCCAGTCCATCAGTGAGCCGCGCGGCGCGGGTCTCCTCGAGGAACCAAGACCTCGATACGAACTTGCTCCATCACCGTCGCCAGTATCAGACACCGACACACTAGTGTCATTGCCCGACGAGTCCATGTACGTGAAGCCATTGGAGTTTTCATCACCGCCAACACCGCCCTCTGAGGAGGACGActgggaagacgacgacTACATTAAATCACCCGATACAGAAGCCCTTCGGTTCCAAATTGGATTCGAGATGCTCACCCGCGAGTTATCAACGGCGTTTGCGGACCATTCGTCTCGTGCGGGGAGAGACGCTTCTGGGCTTCAGATCTGGGTTATGATTGAGGCATATGAGCGGCTGAGAGATCAGATTTCTGCCATGGAGACGCGGGATCCGGAGCTGCAGAATGCGAGGGCAATGTTTGATTCGTGGCTAGGTGCGTTGCGGTCCATTCAGAGGTCGATTGCGGATGAGGGCGCTGAGAGTGAAAGCGAGTatggagacgaggaaggtCGATAGTTGACGGGGAAGATTTGTATGATTTGATATGATTCTAAATTTGTAAAATGTCAGATTGTTTAGCGAGGAGTTTAGATCAGTACATCATGATATTTAGAATAATGATCCAACTTGAATACAAATTGCGTATAGCAAAAGCCGGTGTTGACACACGCAAAAAATTGGAGTTACCCCAATATGATCCCCAAGATCAAGCCTTGTGGCAAATCTAATGAAACAAATACCAAGGAACACCGAAGACTAAAGATGCAATGCAACAATGTTGCCGGTTGATCAGGGCAAGACCTGTCACTGGGATGTCTTGCGTTCGTAATCCTACCAAAAGTTCAGGGTAGCTGCAGGAGGTCCAGTGGCTCCTTGGTTGCTCCTTCAGTGGCACCTTTAGTGGGGGTGGCAAGAGCTCTTAGTCAatgcccaccagacatccGTCGGGTCACGTTCCGAAGCTCATCGTGAACTTTCAGCTTTTCACcctccaagaccaaaccCGCGTCAGGGTCTACATCGTCACCTTTAACCCTCCCGTCCGTCCAATCTCAACAGAAGGATAATGGACGACGAATACGGCGCCGATGACGCCCTCCttgcggccatggccgccacaGATACAGCCCAGCCTGCTCGCAGGGCTGTTCAGCAACCGACGCCCCAGAGAATTCAACAACCGACACCGCAACGTATGGACAAGGCACCGCCAAGCAAGACGTCCGGAAGCAAGATTGTACAACCAACCCCACAGGCTCTTCCACAGAAACATACGGGCGGATCGGCTATATTGGTGTCTCCTCGTCAACGAGGAAACCCTGTGCTCACATGTATACGGTCGATGCCATGGGAATATAGCGATATACCAGCTGATTATGTCATGGGTTTGACCACCTGTGCCCTCTTTTTAAGGTATGACAAGTGCTCTGAAAGAGAAAATCTCGAACGAACTGGAACCTGACCGAGTAATTTCCTTCACAGTCTCAAGTATCACCGACTCCACCCCGAATACATCTATACACGCATACGGAATCTGCAGGGCAAATATAATCTGCGTATTCTGCTCACCATGGTGGACATACCTAATCATGAAGATTCGCTGCGAGAACTCTCGAAAACGTCACTCGTGAACAATGTCACTATTATCTTGTGCTGGTCCGCTGCCGAAGCAGGAAGGTACTTGGAGTTGTACAAGTCATACGAGAATGCAAGCTTCGCCGCCATCCGCGGACAACAAGCCTCGAGTTACGCCGATAAATTGGTTGACTTTGTGACTGTACCTCGAAGCCTCAATAAATCAGATGCAGTGGCACTTGTTGCCAATTTTGGCAGCTTAAAAAACGCCATCAATGCCGACCAGGAACAACTTGGAATGATTAGTGGATGGGGAGGCATCAAGGTGAAAAGATGGTCTGCAGCAATCGAGGAGCCGTTCCGagcgaagaaggcggccAAGCGTGGCTTGCAGAAATCTAAGCCGGGATACCAACATGAAAACGCCGGTGCAGGCGGTCAGGACGCGGAACGCCTCTCACGGTTGGAACAGGCCGTGCCTCTCTCGAGAATGCCTCTCAGAGATATGCCTGCCGTGGGCACTGATTCGGGTGCATCGTCCGCCAAGGGGACGCCAGGTCAGGGCACACCTAGCGCATCTGCCCCGAAGCAGTTCCAGTTCctggatgacgaggacgacgacgatgatgatggcgatgctgaAGCAGCTCTTTTGACGGCTGCCACGGAAGAATCCAAGAAGGCATCACAACAAACCGGAGGACCTTCTAATTCAGACCGTGCAGCCGGCCGGGAGCAGAATAGCGATGGGCTCACTGGCGGTGTTGCAGCTGCACTTGCCAAACTCCGCGAGAGTGGTTGAGTGGCCAGGCGCACGCAACTCCGGGAAATCGCCCTAAACCACACAAAGAACAACGCCGATGGTAAGACTTACCTGGTAGGCTTGCATGCCAACCGTTGGTGCGTGACGCCCCAACAGGGGAATGCCCGCAGAACTGCCGAAAGTACGAGCTCGAGACTTGCATGAATCAGAACTCATGCTGCCGAGATCCAACCAGACGCCACGATGACCATGACAGAAGTTTCCTGCCGCATCTGGCTCCCTTGACCGACCACGTCCAGTGGTTGGCTCGGCTGCAAGTTCAAAAGTTGCATTGTTCCCAATCTGCACACGCCAAGCTTCCCCGCGTATCCCCGCAGGTAAACAATGGGCGACCATGGGTCAGTCAGACTTTAGGCGTGGGAATTGCGGAGCAAATCGACCTTTCTACCGAAGGATCGACGACAACTCTGTACTGCTGGCGGCAAAGACGGTCACCTCAACTGAATGGGAATGGCATGAGCAAGAGTCTTACCAGACTCTTTCGACAATATTCACAGTCACAAGTCAACTCCAGACGTTATGTTGTACCTTTTGTGACTTTTGTTTGTATTGGTCTCAACTCCGCTCACTGACGCGGTCTGGCGGTCAAAAGACTCAaaaagcaccagaccaaaaccaGCTCTCTCAGCTTCATGCATATGCATCAAGACCTTCTATGACGGACTCGACTCATCACAGCAGTAATGCTGCGAGACCTCGTAACTCAATGGTTACAGGCACATTCAATGCGCTAACAAAGATTCAGTTGCACCTCACACAGATTGCTCagtgatgtctggtgtgactAAGTCACTCCAAAAGTCCATGATGCTTTGCGATTTACAACTTCTCACTTTTGACCTTACATCGTGAAATTCTCATCAATGACAAACTCCGTCTTCCCAACATCTAACCCCCTCGCAAACGCAATCCACAAGCTCTTGACTTGATCCCCCACTctctccaccacctcacGTACATTCTCGcccttcatcattggcgcgTCCTTCCAACAATCCCAAGTCCCAAGCAAGAACGGCATGTCCACGGTATGCGCCGCCCCCCATGGACTCTGTGAGGGTGCAATATTGAACTCGTAGAACCATGGCTTCTCAAGCGGTTCTGAATCTCTAATCTTTCGATATAATTTGTCCGAATCATCTTGAAACCACGCCTTGCTGATGTACTCCGCGGGTGACGATTCAACTCTTGGCCGTACGGAGGGGTCGATGTTATTAAAGATTGGTACAAAGGCCGTCCCCTCATCTTTGGTGTATCCTATGAAAATAGGTATCCGGCGAATTGTTGCGTCCAGTTTCTCATTAAACAAGTCCTTATCCGGCAATGGATGGTGGCCAAACAACGGGCCAAAAGGCATTCCGGCCGATGCAAAAGACAACCCCTTCATAGCCAACTTCCCTTGTATCGCTAGCAGTTCCTCCACAGACGCTTCATCTTTATCCTGTGGCACAAGATCAGACGCGAGTTGCTCCAAGGCATTCACCATGTCACTTTTATCCATCAATCGAGCGCCCAAAGGCATGCTCTGCAAAATAGCTCTTTGGAATAATCCCTCCGTCCTGTCCGCCCCCATCAAACAGTAGATAGAGTCCGCACCAGCGGATTCCCCAAATACACAAACCTTCTTAGGATGGCCACCAAAGCTTTCAATATTCTCTTGGATCCATTTCAAAGCAGCAATTTGATCCAGCAGTCCGAGATTCGCAGGTGCCCTCCCCTTAATAGGTTGGTATCCAAATATCCCAAGGCGATACGTGAttgtcaccaccacaacaccCTTCTTGGCGAGACTTGCGCCAGAGTAGCAATCCAGGTCTCCTGCTCCAGTGGAGTACCCTCCTCCGTGAAGGAAGACCATTACCGGTGCAGATTGAGGTTTAGATGCTGGTGCGAAGACGCTGACGCAGAGACAGTCTTCTGACATTGTGCGTCCTTCGGCAATGGGACCGTTGAGGGCATCGAGACGGGATTTTGGCTGTGGGCATATGGGACCTGGCTTGGTGTAGTCCTTGGTTGAGTGCCATGGTGGAATAGGTTGTGGCGGCTGGAAACGCTTGGCTTGGGCGTAAGGAACACAGCGGGCTATTATGAGACCATCTGTTTGTAGCGCCGTGATTTTGCCCTTTGGAAGCTCGATGCTTATTGTGGGTGTAGATGCCATGGTGTTACATACGAGAGGTGTGGCAGATAATGTATCGTTGAACAGGCCGTTCGACGGTACTGGCCGAAGGGTAAGTATTATATAGACAATCTCACAACTGCAAAATATTTTCATACCAAAAACTATGATATACTACCATGTTCATAAATTTACCCATCGGCGCACCTCTGCATCAGAAATACAAATCATCGTCTCACTCCGTCCCTTCCGGTCATCGGGATGATCCGTTACTGGTCGCCACTTTGAGGGGAAACGGCCGCTTTTCCCGTTTAGAGCTGCACATCTCACCAGGATGTAACTTAAATAATGCATGCGCCCTGTGGTAGATTCAAACTGTAAATGTCTTCATCGGCGTCGGGAGTTGATTCGGGAAACGGACTTCCGATTGCCCGATGCTGTCGGCTTGTCGCGGGAGCGAGAATGGGCCCATGTTCTATGCAGAAAGATGTAATAGCATGGGACAAATGTCTCACGTACAGACCATGGCATTACGCAACGATATAATCGCATTTAGAACATAGTAAATACAACTCCAGCAGCATCTGTACATTTACAGATTTGCCAGACGTAGGTATGGAGCTACCAAACAAAAAGCTTACGCGCTCCGAAGCGTCCACCTCTCTTCTCCT
This window contains:
- a CDS encoding mating-type switching protein swi10 (similar to Metarhizium acridum CQMa 102 XP_007809748.1) is translated as MDDEYGADDALLAAMAATDTAQPARRAVQQPTPQRIQQPTPQRMDKAPPSKTSGSKIVQPTPQALPQKHTGGSAILVSPRQRGNPVLTCIRSMPWEYSDIPADYVMGLTTCALFLSLKYHRLHPEYIYTRIRNLQGKYNLRILLTMVDIPNHEDSLRELSKTSLVNNVTIILCWSAAEAGRYLELYKSYENASFAAIRGQQASSYADKLVDFVTVPRSLNKSDAVALVANFGSLKNAINADQEQLGMISGWGGIKVKRWSAAIEEPFRAKKAAKRGLQKSKPGYQHENAGAGGQDAERLSRLEQAVPLSRMPLRDMPAVGTDSGASSAKGTPGQGTPSASAPKQFQFLDDEDDDDDDGDAEAALLTAATEESKKASQQTGGPSNSDRAAGREQNSDGLTGGVAAALAKLRESG
- a CDS encoding carboxylesterase type B, active site protein (similar to Metarhizium robertsii ARSEF 23 XP_007818186.1), whose translation is MASTPTISIELPKGKITALQTDGLIIARCVPYAQAKRFQPPQPIPPWHSTKDYTKPGPICPQPKSRLDALNGPIAEGRTMSEDCLCVSVFAPASKPQSAPVMVFLHGGGYSTGAGDLDCYSGASLAKKGVVVVTITYRLGIFGYQPIKGRAPANLGLLDQIAALKWIQENIESFGGHPKKVCVFGESAGADSIYCLMGADRTEGLFQRAILQSMPLGARLMDKSDMVNALEQLASDLVPQDKDEASVEELLAIQGKLAMKGLSFASAGMPFGPLFGHHPLPDKDLFNEKLDATIRRIPIFIGYTKDEGTAFVPIFNNIDPSVRPRVESSPAEYISKAWFQDDSDKLYRKIRDSEPLEKPWFYEFNIAPSQSPWGAAHTVDMPFLLGTWDCWKDAPMMKGENVREVVERVGDQVKSLWIAFARGLDVGKTEFVIDENFTM